A single Acidimicrobiia bacterium DNA region contains:
- a CDS encoding DUF503 domain-containing protein — protein MHAAAMSFELHIPASRSLKAKRAAIRPIVDGMRHRFRISVAEVDHQNQWQRATIAVAVVAESEGRVRELLDAAERFVAGAPDVELLRCEIGWLEPEDA, from the coding sequence ATGCACGCGGCGGCGATGAGCTTCGAGCTCCACATTCCGGCCAGCCGGTCGCTGAAGGCGAAGCGCGCCGCCATTCGCCCGATCGTCGACGGGATGCGCCACCGGTTCCGCATCTCGGTGGCCGAGGTCGACCACCAGAACCAGTGGCAGCGGGCCACGATCGCAGTGGCGGTGGTGGCGGAGAGCGAGGGCCGGGTGCGGGAGCTCCTCGACGCCGCGGAGCGATTCGTAGCGGGCGCGCCCGACGTCGAGCTGCTCCGTTGCGAGATCGGTTGGCTCGAGCCGGAGGACGCGTAG